The Salvia miltiorrhiza cultivar Shanhuang (shh) chromosome 1, IMPLAD_Smil_shh, whole genome shotgun sequence genome has a window encoding:
- the LOC130994372 gene encoding SKP1-like protein 1A, translated as MASASENSGKKIVLRSSDAEVFEVDEAVAVESQTIKHMIEDDCVDNIIPIPNVTGKILSKVIEYCKKHVDAAATSASNKAEDKVASSDDELKSFDADFVKVDQATLFDLILAANYLNIKSLLDLTCQTVADMIKGKTPEEIRKTFNIKNDFTPEEEEEVRRENQWAFE; from the exons ATGGCGTCCGCGTCGGAGAACTCCGGCAAGAAGATTGTCCTCCGAAGCTCCGACGCTGAGGTGTTCGAGGTGGACGAGGCGGTCGCCGTCGAGTCCCAGACGATCAAGCACATGATCGAGGACGACTGCGTCGACAACATCATTCCAATCCCCAACGTCACCGGCAAAATCCTCTCCAAGGTCATCGAGTACTGCAAAAAACACGTCGATGCCGCCGCCACCTCCGCTTCAAACAAGGCCGAGGACAAGGTCGCCTCATCTGATGACGAACTCAAGAGTTTCGACGCCGACTTCGTCAAAGTCGATCAGGCTACGCTCTTCGACCTTATTTTG GCTGCTAACTACCTGAATATCAAGAGCCTTCTGGATCTGACTTGCCAAACAGTTGCTGACATGATCAAGGGGAAAACTCCGGAGGAGATTAGGAAGACTTTCAACATCAAGAATGATTTCACTcctgaagaggaagaagaagtcCGAAGAGAAAACCAGTGGGCTTTCGAGTAA